The Streptomyces sp. NBC_01775 genome includes a region encoding these proteins:
- a CDS encoding VOC family protein: MLTTDFVPGTPDWLDLGAPDVDAAVTFYSNVFGWTFQSAGPEAGGYGFFLLDGKTVAAVGPLMAEGASPSWTAYFHTNDADATRADVERAGGAVRLAPMDVFTAGRMAQFTDPAGADFAVWQPGDVTGLETVMESDALCWTELYTTDAAAAKEFYRSVFSWQYEDMPMDAGISYTVVSSPGGGAEGDSGQGGIMQLPQENLDAGSGSEWHPYFGVTDCDATFEEATRGGARSLMPPTDVPGVGRLAMLLDPAGAPFALIKGDPEMT; this comes from the coding sequence ATGCTGACCACCGATTTCGTTCCTGGCACCCCGGACTGGCTCGATCTGGGAGCGCCGGACGTCGATGCCGCCGTCACCTTCTACTCCAACGTCTTCGGCTGGACCTTCCAGTCCGCGGGCCCGGAAGCCGGTGGATACGGCTTCTTCCTGCTCGACGGCAAGACCGTGGCCGCAGTGGGTCCGCTCATGGCCGAAGGCGCCAGCCCCTCCTGGACGGCGTACTTCCACACCAACGACGCCGACGCCACCCGCGCGGACGTCGAGCGGGCGGGCGGTGCCGTGCGGCTGGCCCCCATGGACGTGTTCACCGCCGGGCGGATGGCTCAGTTCACGGACCCGGCCGGTGCGGACTTCGCCGTATGGCAGCCGGGCGACGTGACCGGTCTGGAGACCGTCATGGAGTCGGACGCGCTGTGCTGGACGGAGCTTTACACCACCGACGCGGCGGCGGCGAAGGAGTTCTACCGCTCGGTCTTCTCCTGGCAGTACGAGGACATGCCGATGGACGCGGGCATCTCCTACACCGTCGTCTCCTCGCCGGGCGGCGGCGCCGAGGGCGACAGCGGGCAGGGCGGCATCATGCAGCTCCCCCAGGAGAACCTGGACGCGGGGTCGGGCTCGGAGTGGCACCCCTACTTCGGGGTCACCGACTGCGACGCCACCTTCGAGGAGGCCACCCGGGGAGGGGCACGGTCGCTGATGCCCCCGACCGACGTCCCTGGCGTGGGCCGGCTCGCCATGCTGCTCGACCCTGCGGGGGCTCCCTTCGCCCTCATCAAGGGCGACCCCGAGATGACCTGA
- a CDS encoding class I SAM-dependent methyltransferase produces MAETAQEDASEREFWDERYREREQIWSGEPNTQLVKEVADLATGTALDLGCGEGGDAIWLAGRGWQVKAVDISDVALTRAARHAADAGVRERIVWERHDLGASFPQGTYDLVSAQFLYSPGDMPRERILRDAAAAVAPGGVLLIVGHAGRPSWEEGADHPDVHFPTPEEVLAGLRLADGEWEVLRADEHERFQDDPDGRPMTRTDNAVLVRRSGAAAS; encoded by the coding sequence ATGGCAGAGACGGCACAGGAAGACGCGTCCGAGCGCGAGTTCTGGGACGAGCGCTACCGCGAGCGCGAACAGATCTGGAGCGGCGAGCCCAACACGCAGCTCGTGAAGGAGGTGGCGGACCTCGCCACCGGCACCGCGCTCGACCTGGGGTGCGGCGAGGGCGGCGACGCCATCTGGCTCGCCGGCCGAGGCTGGCAGGTGAAGGCCGTCGACATCTCCGACGTGGCCCTCACGCGCGCGGCGCGGCATGCCGCCGACGCGGGCGTGCGTGAGCGGATCGTATGGGAGCGGCACGACCTGGGTGCCTCGTTCCCGCAGGGCACCTACGACCTGGTGTCTGCCCAATTCCTGTACTCGCCGGGTGACATGCCGCGTGAGCGGATCCTGCGGGACGCGGCGGCGGCCGTCGCGCCGGGCGGGGTGCTGCTGATCGTCGGCCACGCGGGCCGGCCCTCCTGGGAAGAGGGTGCGGACCACCCTGACGTGCACTTCCCGACGCCCGAGGAGGTGCTGGCGGGGCTGCGGCTGGCGGACGGCGAGTGGGAGGTGTTGCGCGCCGACGAGCACGAGCGCTTCCAGGACGACCCTGACGGCAGGCCGATGACGCGCACGGACAACGCGGTGCTGGTCCGCCGGAGCGGGGCGGCGGCGAGCTGA
- a CDS encoding TetR/AcrR family transcriptional regulator: MARPRMFDEERALDAAMRAFWVNGYEATSTQDLCEATGLGRSSIYNTFTSKHDLFQRALARYVDTMTGIQLDILGEVERPPLERIEELFAKVIDQEYEYCRDGRGIGCLTVNTTVELAARDPEVERVLARDLEVRLVALRAVIEEGRRTGDITGDRDPDALARFVNAVIGGMRVSGQGGAGRAALEAIAATALDALRSR, from the coding sequence ATGGCCAGGCCGCGCATGTTCGACGAGGAGCGGGCTCTGGACGCGGCGATGCGCGCCTTCTGGGTGAACGGCTATGAGGCCACCTCCACCCAGGATCTGTGCGAGGCGACCGGTCTGGGGCGCAGCAGCATCTACAACACTTTCACCAGCAAACACGACCTGTTCCAGCGGGCGTTGGCGCGCTACGTCGACACCATGACCGGCATTCAGCTCGACATTCTGGGAGAGGTGGAACGGCCGCCGCTGGAGCGGATCGAGGAGCTGTTCGCGAAGGTGATCGACCAGGAGTACGAGTACTGCCGGGACGGCCGGGGCATCGGCTGTCTCACCGTCAACACCACGGTGGAGCTGGCCGCCAGGGACCCGGAGGTCGAACGGGTGCTGGCGCGGGACCTGGAGGTGCGGCTCGTGGCGCTGCGGGCGGTCATCGAGGAGGGCCGGCGCACCGGTGACATCACGGGCGACCGCGACCCGGACGCGCTGGCGCGCTTCGTGAACGCCGTCATCGGCGGCATGCGGGTCTCGGGCCAGGGCGGCGCCGGGCGCGCCGCGTTGGAGGCCATCGCCGCCACGGCCCTCGACGCGCTGCGGAGCCGCTGA
- a CDS encoding MFS transporter, translating to MPLTVYLMAAGIFSMVTSEFLVAGLMPQIADGLDVTIPQVGYLVTAFAAAMAVGGPFLASGVLRMRPKQALLLLFVIFLAGNVLAATAPDYTMMFVARLITGTASAAFLGTAISLSVRLVEPGLRGRAVSVALNGLMLGTLLGLPMSTFVGERYGWRAAFWAVSALTVLAAVLTLARVPRLERQEGAGSIRQELGVFRSRRLWLVLSTSTLIIGATFSAFSYFNPIFTEVTGFSTGTVPLLLIAYGAMNLLGNIVVGRLADRHTLAVLVTGLAANGVFLAAFALFAETSVGAVVFMLGIGLAGITMNPAMAARVQRAGNTGPLVNTVHSSFITLGIIIGSALGGAAIPHFGLLAPVWIGVAMAALGLVSLLPELAGRRSRGQGRGLRGQAPSDESAVAQGLGKPIRVRSMSREKGTETLSRSW from the coding sequence ATGCCGCTCACCGTCTACCTCATGGCCGCGGGGATCTTCTCCATGGTCACGAGCGAGTTCCTGGTCGCGGGGCTCATGCCGCAGATCGCCGACGGACTGGACGTCACCATTCCGCAGGTCGGCTACCTCGTCACCGCGTTCGCCGCGGCCATGGCCGTCGGCGGTCCGTTCCTGGCCTCGGGAGTCTTGAGAATGCGCCCCAAGCAGGCGCTGCTGCTGCTGTTCGTGATCTTCCTCGCCGGCAACGTCCTCGCCGCCACCGCGCCCGACTACACCATGATGTTCGTCGCGCGGCTGATCACCGGGACCGCCTCCGCCGCCTTCCTCGGCACCGCCATCTCCCTCAGCGTGCGGCTGGTGGAGCCCGGACTGCGCGGCCGGGCCGTGTCCGTGGCGCTCAACGGACTGATGCTCGGCACGCTGCTCGGGCTGCCGATGTCCACGTTCGTCGGTGAACGGTACGGCTGGCGCGCCGCCTTCTGGGCCGTCAGCGCCCTGACCGTGCTCGCCGCCGTGCTGACCCTCGCGCGGGTGCCCCGGCTGGAGCGGCAGGAGGGCGCCGGCAGCATCCGCCAGGAGCTGGGCGTCTTCCGCAGCCGCAGGCTGTGGCTCGTCCTCAGCACGAGCACTCTGATCATCGGCGCGACCTTCTCGGCGTTCAGCTACTTCAACCCGATCTTCACCGAGGTCACCGGCTTCTCCACGGGCACCGTCCCGCTGCTGCTCATCGCCTACGGAGCGATGAACCTCCTCGGCAACATCGTCGTCGGGCGCCTCGCCGACCGCCACACCCTCGCCGTCCTGGTGACCGGGCTGGCGGCCAACGGCGTCTTCCTCGCCGCCTTCGCCCTGTTCGCCGAAACCTCCGTCGGCGCCGTGGTGTTCATGCTCGGCATCGGGCTGGCCGGCATCACCATGAATCCCGCGATGGCGGCCCGGGTACAGCGGGCGGGCAACACCGGACCGCTGGTCAACACCGTGCACTCGTCCTTCATCACGCTCGGCATCATCATCGGCTCAGCGCTCGGCGGCGCCGCCATCCCCCACTTCGGCCTCCTGGCCCCCGTATGGATCGGCGTCGCCATGGCCGCCCTGGGCCTGGTGAGCCTGCTGCCGGAACTGGCGGGCCGCCGGTCGCGGGGGCAGGGGCGGGGGCTGCGGGGGCAGGCGCCGAGCGATGAGTCCGCCGTGGCTCAGGGCCTCGGCAAGCCGATACGCGTCAGGTCGATGTCGAGAGAGAAGGGCACCGAGACCTTGAGCCGGTCGTGGTAG
- a CDS encoding Uma2 family endonuclease yields MSGEPEYGPRDEPAHQWPRPPVGGYTSDDLDRLPNLPPHTELIDGSLVFVSPQANFHMYAIGLLWMHLMQQVPPELRAIREMTVTLGRHNRPEPDVMVVRASAVVDAGQTTYHPEDVVLAVEVVSPDSVARDRDAKPRKYAAAGIPHFWRVESDEGRAVVYVFELEPATRTYAPMGIYHDRLKVSVPFSLDIDLTRIGLPRP; encoded by the coding sequence ATGAGCGGCGAGCCTGAGTACGGCCCGCGTGACGAACCCGCCCACCAGTGGCCCCGGCCCCCCGTGGGCGGGTACACCTCTGACGACCTGGACCGGCTCCCCAACCTTCCGCCCCACACGGAGCTGATCGACGGGAGCCTCGTCTTCGTGAGTCCGCAAGCCAATTTCCACATGTACGCGATCGGCCTGCTGTGGATGCATCTCATGCAGCAGGTACCACCAGAGCTTCGGGCGATCCGTGAGATGACCGTCACTTTGGGGCGCCACAACCGTCCGGAGCCGGACGTCATGGTGGTGAGAGCGAGCGCTGTCGTTGACGCGGGTCAGACGACCTACCACCCAGAAGATGTCGTTCTCGCCGTGGAGGTCGTCTCTCCCGACTCGGTGGCCCGTGACCGTGACGCAAAACCCCGCAAGTACGCTGCCGCGGGCATCCCTCACTTCTGGCGTGTGGAGAGCGACGAGGGGCGCGCTGTCGTCTACGTCTTCGAGTTGGAACCCGCCACCCGCACGTACGCTCCAATGGGCATCTACCACGACCGGCTCAAGGTCTCGGTGCCCTTCTCTCTCGACATCGACCTGACGCGTATCGGCTTGCCGAGGCCCTGA
- a CDS encoding PTS transporter subunit EIIC encodes MSTEHTDSTDGPDNTGGPDNTGSPGNSGSPDNTDTPKSTSTPKSTGASKNAGGNPGREAAEAILPLVGGAANVTSVTHCMTRMRLGLADRSLVQDEPLKALPQVMGVVDDDTYQIVLGPGKVARITPEFESLVQAAETAESRTGTAGAGSTADELAAEGAAIRAARKEKNATPVKLMLRRIANIFVPLIPALIGCGIVAGINGLLTNAGWLPSLTPALTAVASGFMSLIAVFVGLNTAREFGGTPVLGGAAAAVIVFPGVADVSAFGEKLAPGQGGVLGALFAALLAVYVEKGCRRVVPTALDVLVTPTVTVLVAGLVTLFGLMYVCGELATGIGHLANWLLQHGGAAAGFVLGGLFLPLVMLGLHQALIPIHTTLIEQDGFTVLLPILAMAGAGQVGAAVAIYLRLHRNTSVRKTIRSALPAGFLGVGEPLIYGVSLPLGRPFITACVGGAFGGGIVGLFYQLGTSVGSTAIGPSGWALFPLLKGNHGLGAIAAIYAVGLAAGYGVGFLATYFFGFSKQMLTDLNAATEPETAPAAATPPTTEPRPGSGPEPAPAPAATSADPPGSLV; translated from the coding sequence ATGAGCACAGAGCACACAGACAGCACAGACGGCCCGGACAACACCGGCGGCCCTGACAACACCGGCAGCCCTGGTAACAGCGGCAGCCCCGACAACACCGACACCCCCAAGAGCACCAGCACCCCCAAGAGCACCGGCGCCTCCAAGAACGCCGGCGGCAATCCCGGCCGTGAGGCCGCCGAGGCGATCCTCCCCCTCGTCGGAGGCGCGGCGAACGTCACCTCCGTCACCCACTGCATGACCCGGATGCGGCTCGGCCTGGCCGACCGCTCCCTCGTCCAGGACGAGCCGCTCAAGGCACTGCCCCAGGTGATGGGGGTGGTCGACGACGACACATACCAGATCGTGCTCGGCCCGGGGAAGGTCGCGCGGATCACCCCCGAGTTCGAATCTCTCGTACAAGCAGCGGAGACGGCCGAATCGCGGACCGGGACGGCCGGAGCGGGCAGCACGGCGGACGAACTGGCGGCCGAGGGCGCCGCGATCCGCGCGGCCCGCAAGGAGAAGAACGCGACGCCGGTGAAGCTGATGCTGCGCCGTATCGCCAACATCTTCGTGCCGCTGATCCCGGCGCTCATCGGCTGCGGCATCGTCGCGGGCATCAACGGCCTGCTCACCAACGCGGGCTGGCTGCCGTCCCTGACCCCCGCGCTGACCGCCGTCGCGAGCGGCTTCATGTCGCTCATCGCGGTCTTCGTCGGACTGAACACCGCACGCGAGTTCGGCGGTACGCCGGTGCTGGGCGGGGCCGCGGCTGCGGTGATCGTCTTCCCCGGAGTCGCCGACGTCTCGGCGTTCGGCGAGAAGCTGGCGCCGGGCCAGGGCGGCGTGCTGGGCGCGCTGTTCGCCGCCCTACTCGCCGTCTACGTCGAGAAGGGGTGCCGTCGCGTCGTACCGACCGCGCTCGACGTGCTGGTCACGCCGACCGTGACGGTGCTGGTGGCGGGCCTGGTGACGCTGTTCGGGCTGATGTACGTGTGCGGCGAGCTCGCCACCGGCATCGGACATCTCGCCAACTGGCTGCTCCAGCACGGCGGCGCCGCGGCGGGCTTCGTCCTGGGCGGGCTCTTCCTCCCGCTGGTCATGCTGGGCCTGCACCAGGCGCTGATCCCGATCCATACGACGCTGATCGAGCAGGACGGGTTCACCGTCCTGCTGCCGATCCTCGCCATGGCGGGCGCCGGACAGGTCGGTGCCGCCGTCGCGATCTACCTCCGCCTGCACCGCAACACCTCGGTGCGCAAGACGATCCGCTCCGCGCTGCCCGCGGGCTTCCTGGGCGTGGGCGAGCCGCTGATCTACGGCGTCTCGCTGCCGCTGGGGCGCCCCTTCATCACGGCGTGCGTGGGCGGTGCCTTTGGCGGCGGCATCGTCGGCCTCTTCTACCAACTGGGAACCTCGGTCGGCTCCACGGCCATCGGCCCCTCCGGCTGGGCCCTCTTCCCCCTGCTCAAGGGCAACCACGGCCTCGGCGCCATCGCCGCGATCTACGCGGTGGGCCTGGCCGCTGGCTACGGCGTGGGCTTCCTGGCGACGTACTTCTTCGGCTTCAGCAAGCAGATGCTCACCGATCTGAACGCCGCAACGGAGCCCGAGACAGCGCCCGCCGCCGCCACTCCGCCGACGACCGAACCCCGGCCCGGTTCCGGCCCCGAGCCCGCCCCGGCCCCGGCGGCCACCTCGGCGGACCCGCCCGGCTCACTCGTATGA
- the murQ gene encoding N-acetylmuramic acid 6-phosphate etherase, producing MTTSKPPTNADSAHTGNAHAGNGRYEQLRQQLDTLTTEAFRSELAEIDQLPTLEIAKIMNGEDSTVPAAVAAQLPRIAAAIDAIAERMAGGGRLFYTGAGTAGRLGVLDASECPPTFNTVPGQVTGVIAGGPGAMVTSVEGAEDSPEAAVADLDALKLTADDTVVGISASGRTPYAIGAVEHARRTCGALTVGLSCNAGSALAAAAEHGIEVVVGPELLTGSTRLKAGTAQKLVLNMLSTITMIRLGKTYGNLMVDVRASNEKLRARSRRIVALATGAPDEEIEAALAATDGEVKNAILILLGDVDGPTAARLLAAAQGHLRAALKSATAQP from the coding sequence ATGACCACGTCGAAGCCCCCCACGAACGCCGACAGCGCACACACCGGGAACGCGCACGCCGGAAACGGCCGGTACGAGCAGCTCCGGCAGCAGCTGGACACCCTCACCACCGAGGCGTTCCGCAGCGAGCTGGCGGAAATCGACCAGCTGCCCACGCTGGAGATCGCGAAGATCATGAACGGTGAGGACAGCACCGTCCCCGCCGCCGTCGCCGCGCAGCTCCCGCGGATCGCCGCCGCGATCGACGCCATCGCCGAGCGGATGGCGGGCGGCGGCAGGCTCTTCTACACGGGCGCGGGCACCGCGGGCCGGTTGGGCGTACTGGACGCCAGCGAGTGCCCGCCCACCTTCAACACCGTTCCGGGGCAGGTCACCGGAGTGATCGCGGGCGGGCCCGGCGCGATGGTGACCTCCGTCGAGGGCGCGGAGGACAGCCCTGAAGCCGCGGTGGCGGACCTGGACGCGCTGAAGCTGACCGCCGACGACACGGTGGTGGGCATCTCCGCTTCGGGCCGTACGCCGTATGCGATCGGCGCGGTCGAACACGCGCGCCGCACGTGTGGCGCGCTCACCGTGGGGCTGTCCTGCAACGCGGGCTCGGCGCTGGCCGCCGCTGCCGAGCACGGCATCGAGGTCGTCGTCGGCCCGGAGCTGCTGACCGGCTCGACGCGGCTCAAGGCGGGCACGGCGCAAAAGCTCGTGCTCAACATGCTGTCCACGATCACGATGATCCGGCTGGGCAAGACCTACGGGAATCTGATGGTGGACGTCCGCGCCTCGAACGAGAAGCTGCGGGCGCGCTCGCGGCGCATCGTGGCGCTGGCGACCGGGGCGCCGGACGAGGAGATCGAGGCGGCGCTGGCCGCGACGGACGGCGAGGTCAAGAACGCGATTCTCATCCTCCTCGGTGACGTCGACGGCCCGACGGCCGCGCGACTGCTGGCAGCTGCCCAAGGACATCTGCGCGCCGCGCTGAAGTCGGCCACGGCCCAGCCCTGA
- a CDS encoding MurR/RpiR family transcriptional regulator: protein MSSNLKESFATRPAAQTQGQPPAKGPGHQRRPHEPRQSAAPSAPGPGPSAPGPSPAAPGPGPSALAAKVRTMGPSMTRSMQRVAEAVAGDPAGCAQLTVTGLAERTGTSEATVVRTSRLLGYPGYRDLRLALAGLAAQQESGAAPAVTADIAVDDPIGDVVAKLALDEQQTLADTAAALDTGQVEAAVAAMAVARRIDVYGVGASGLVSQDLAQKLLRIGMVAHAHADPHLAVTNAVQLRAGDVALAITHSGRTVDVIEPLRVAFDRGATTIAITGRPDAEVAQYADHVLTTSTARESELRPAAMSSRTSQLLVVDCLFIGVAQRTYETAAPALSASYEALAHRHSPRPRNR, encoded by the coding sequence GTGAGCAGCAATCTGAAGGAAAGTTTCGCCACCCGCCCGGCCGCCCAGACGCAGGGCCAGCCCCCTGCCAAGGGCCCCGGCCACCAGCGACGCCCCCACGAACCACGCCAGAGCGCGGCCCCCTCCGCACCCGGGCCCGGACCCTCCGCACCCGGGCCCAGCCCCGCCGCCCCCGGCCCCGGCCCGTCCGCGCTGGCGGCCAAGGTCCGCACCATGGGCCCCTCCATGACGCGCTCCATGCAGCGTGTCGCCGAGGCCGTCGCCGGGGATCCCGCGGGCTGCGCACAGCTCACCGTCACCGGGCTCGCGGAGCGCACCGGCACCAGCGAGGCCACCGTCGTCCGCACCTCGCGGCTGCTCGGCTACCCCGGCTACCGCGACCTGCGCCTCGCGCTGGCGGGCCTCGCCGCGCAGCAGGAGTCGGGGGCCGCGCCCGCCGTGACCGCCGACATCGCGGTGGACGACCCGATCGGCGACGTCGTCGCCAAGCTCGCGCTCGACGAGCAGCAGACCCTCGCCGACACCGCCGCCGCGCTGGACACCGGGCAGGTGGAGGCGGCCGTCGCGGCGATGGCGGTCGCCCGCCGCATCGACGTGTACGGCGTGGGCGCCTCGGGCCTCGTCAGCCAGGACCTGGCCCAGAAGCTGCTCCGTATCGGCATGGTCGCGCACGCACATGCGGACCCCCACCTCGCCGTCACCAACGCCGTGCAGCTGCGCGCCGGCGATGTCGCCCTCGCCATCACGCACTCGGGCCGCACGGTGGACGTCATCGAGCCGCTGCGTGTCGCCTTCGACCGGGGCGCCACGACCATCGCGATCACCGGCCGTCCGGACGCCGAGGTGGCGCAGTACGCGGACCACGTGCTGACGACCTCCACGGCACGCGAGAGCGAGCTGCGCCCGGCGGCGATGTCCAGCAGGACCAGCCAGCTCCTGGTCGTGGACTGCCTGTTCATAGGGGTGGCGCAGCGCACGTACGAGACGGCGGCACCCGCGCTGTCCGCCTCGTACGAGGCCCTGGCCCACCGCCACTCACCGCGCCCGCGCAACCGTTGA
- a CDS encoding DUF4031 domain-containing protein, with product MTLYIDPPMWPGHGRMWSHLVSDTSYEELHAFAAGIGCPPRAFDHDHYDIPSTQYAAAVRAGAVEVGPKELLRHLTSAGLRRRKR from the coding sequence ATGACCCTCTACATCGACCCGCCGATGTGGCCCGGTCACGGGCGGATGTGGTCGCACCTGGTGAGCGACACGTCCTACGAGGAACTGCACGCCTTCGCGGCGGGCATCGGATGCCCGCCGCGTGCGTTCGACCACGACCACTACGACATCCCGTCGACGCAATACGCTGCCGCCGTCCGGGCCGGTGCCGTCGAGGTCGGCCCCAAGGAACTCCTTCGCCACCTGACCTCAGCGGGGCTCCGCCGCCGGAAGAGGTGA
- a CDS encoding Cmx/CmrA family chloramphenicol efflux MFS transporter translates to MPADPATDEPRAARIPLSVYILGLSVFALGTSEFMLSGILQPLARDLGVSIPKAGLLVSAFAVGMVVGAPVLAAATLKLPRRTTLLALLAVFMLGQIAGALAPTYEVLFASRVVSALACAGFWAVGAAVAVSLVPHNARARAMAIMVGGLSVANIAGVPAGAFLGQQAGWRSAFWAVAGLAAIGLVGVLTVVPRTAVPTGDDAPNLRRELGIYRDKQVWLALVTIALNAGAVFALFSYLAPLLTDVAGLPESWVPTVLGLFGLGGLIGTIIGGRVADAHLFGTMYGGIAASTVVLGLLALLAEYRVAAVALALMLGVTAFTTAPALNARMFNVANAAPTLAGATTTASFNIGNTVGPWVGGLVISAGWGYAAVAWVAAAMAAGGVAVTAVASRVHVRSRVIAKSVPAVAAPSPASAPAPTPAPGESSPLPAAEPR, encoded by the coding sequence ATGCCTGCTGATCCCGCGACGGACGAGCCACGCGCTGCTCGTATCCCACTTTCTGTCTACATATTGGGACTATCTGTCTTCGCCCTAGGGACCTCCGAATTCATGCTTTCGGGGATTCTCCAACCGCTCGCCCGGGACCTGGGGGTCTCCATCCCCAAGGCGGGGCTGCTGGTCTCGGCGTTCGCGGTGGGCATGGTCGTGGGGGCTCCGGTGCTGGCGGCGGCGACGCTGAAGCTGCCGCGGCGTACGACGCTCCTGGCGCTGCTCGCCGTCTTCATGCTGGGGCAGATCGCGGGCGCGCTCGCGCCGACGTACGAGGTGCTGTTCGCCTCGCGCGTGGTCAGCGCGCTCGCCTGCGCCGGGTTCTGGGCGGTGGGCGCGGCCGTCGCCGTCTCCCTCGTCCCGCACAACGCCCGGGCCCGCGCCATGGCGATCATGGTCGGCGGGCTCAGTGTCGCGAACATCGCGGGCGTGCCCGCCGGAGCGTTCCTCGGTCAGCAGGCCGGGTGGCGTTCGGCGTTCTGGGCGGTCGCCGGGCTGGCCGCCATCGGTCTCGTCGGTGTCCTCACGGTGGTGCCGCGCACCGCCGTGCCGACCGGCGACGACGCCCCCAACCTCCGCCGCGAGCTGGGCATCTACCGCGACAAGCAGGTGTGGCTCGCGCTGGTGACGATCGCGCTCAACGCCGGTGCGGTCTTCGCGCTCTTCTCATACCTCGCACCGCTGCTCACCGATGTCGCGGGGCTGCCGGAGAGCTGGGTACCGACCGTGCTCGGGCTGTTCGGGCTCGGCGGGCTGATCGGCACGATCATCGGCGGACGGGTCGCCGACGCGCACCTGTTCGGCACGATGTACGGCGGCATCGCCGCCTCCACCGTCGTGCTGGGGCTGCTCGCGCTGCTCGCCGAATACCGCGTCGCGGCGGTCGCGCTCGCGCTGATGCTCGGGGTGACGGCCTTCACGACGGCACCGGCGCTGAACGCCCGCATGTTCAACGTCGCCAACGCGGCACCGACGCTGGCCGGGGCGACCACGACGGCCTCCTTCAACATCGGCAACACCGTGGGCCCGTGGGTCGGCGGCCTTGTCATCTCGGCAGGCTGGGGTTATGCGGCCGTGGCCTGGGTGGCCGCGGCGATGGCGGCGGGCGGCGTCGCGGTGACGGCGGTCGCCTCCCGGGTCCACGTGCGCTCCCGCGTGATCGCGAAGTCGGTTCCGGCCGTCGCGGCCCCGTCGCCCGCTTCGGCTCCCGCCCCGACTCCCGCCCCCGGCGAGAGCTCACCTCTTCCGGCGGCGGAGCCCCGCTGA
- a CDS encoding HD domain-containing protein, which produces MATTEPHDGRHEALLSRWNALLVSARDGGARPDPTPYGEELLSRWAEPHRHYHGTSHLLTVLNRVDELASHVEDPEGPPEPGAQDLDLDAVHLAAWFHDAVYRPDRSENEERSARLAERALPEVGVSEPRTAETARLVRLTVTHDPASGDLNGAVLCDADLAVLAGSPEEYAHYAAEVRQEYAFVPDAAFREGRASVLGQLLGLPRLFRTAYGRAQWEHIARRNLTTELELLTP; this is translated from the coding sequence ATGGCTACGACCGAGCCGCACGACGGCAGACACGAAGCGCTCCTCTCGCGATGGAACGCGCTGCTGGTCAGCGCGCGCGACGGCGGCGCCCGCCCCGACCCCACCCCCTACGGCGAAGAGCTGCTCTCCCGCTGGGCCGAACCGCACCGCCACTACCACGGGACAAGCCACCTGCTGACCGTCCTCAACCGGGTGGACGAGCTCGCCTCACACGTCGAGGACCCGGAGGGCCCGCCCGAGCCCGGGGCCCAGGACCTCGACCTGGACGCCGTGCACCTGGCCGCCTGGTTCCACGACGCCGTCTACCGCCCCGACCGCAGCGAGAACGAGGAGCGCAGCGCACGGCTCGCCGAGCGCGCGCTGCCCGAGGTGGGGGTGAGCGAGCCCCGCACCGCCGAGACGGCCCGTCTCGTGCGGCTCACCGTCACCCACGACCCCGCGTCCGGCGACCTCAACGGCGCGGTGCTGTGCGACGCCGACCTCGCCGTCCTGGCCGGCTCCCCCGAGGAGTACGCGCACTACGCCGCCGAGGTCCGCCAGGAGTACGCCTTCGTCCCCGATGCCGCCTTCCGGGAGGGCAGGGCCTCTGTTCTGGGACAGCTCCTCGGCCTCCCCCGCCTCTTCCGCACCGCGTACGGCCGCGCCCAGTGGGAGCACATCGCCCGCCGCAACCTCACGACGGAGCTGGAGTTGCTGACGCCGTAA